In Chrysoperla carnea chromosome 2, inChrCarn1.1, whole genome shotgun sequence, the following proteins share a genomic window:
- the LOC123293332 gene encoding acylphosphatase-1-like isoform X1: MEKYLLRWLPSYISLTFISIILFVYTHSCEVLDSQACLKMTTATIQTANLKQNVSGKLLAVDFEVFGKVQGVFFRKFTQKQANELGVNGWIMNTEIGSVKGQLEGAPEKIEEMKKWLQNTGSPMSKIQRAEFENERTVLVPIFKDFKIRR, translated from the exons atggaaaaatacttATTACGATGGTTGCCAAGTTACATTTcattaacatttatttcaataattttatttgtctacACCCATTCTTgcgaag TGTTGGATTCACAAGCTTGTTTAAAAATGACTACAGCTACAATACAAACtgcaaatttgaaacaaaatgttTCTGGAAAATTACTTGCAGTTGATTTCGAAGTCTTTGGTAAAGTACAAG GTGTTTTTTTCAGAAAA tttacgcAAAAACAAGCTAACGAACTAGGAGTAAACGGTTGGATTATGAATACAGAAATTGGTTCGGTAAAAGGTCAATTAGAAGGTGCTCCagaaaaaatcgaagaaat GAAAAAATGGTTACAAAATACTGGAAGTCCCATGTCTAAAATTCAGCGAGCAGAGTTTGAGAATGAAAGAACAGTTCTGGTTCCAATCTTCAAGGATTTTAAAATACGTCGTTAG
- the LOC123293332 gene encoding acylphosphatase-1-like isoform X2, with product MTTATIQTANLKQNVSGKLLAVDFEVFGKVQGVFFRKFTQKQANELGVNGWIMNTEIGSVKGQLEGAPEKIEEMKKWLQNTGSPMSKIQRAEFENERTVLVPIFKDFKIRR from the exons ATGACTACAGCTACAATACAAACtgcaaatttgaaacaaaatgttTCTGGAAAATTACTTGCAGTTGATTTCGAAGTCTTTGGTAAAGTACAAG GTGTTTTTTTCAGAAAA tttacgcAAAAACAAGCTAACGAACTAGGAGTAAACGGTTGGATTATGAATACAGAAATTGGTTCGGTAAAAGGTCAATTAGAAGGTGCTCCagaaaaaatcgaagaaat GAAAAAATGGTTACAAAATACTGGAAGTCCCATGTCTAAAATTCAGCGAGCAGAGTTTGAGAATGAAAGAACAGTTCTGGTTCCAATCTTCAAGGATTTTAAAATACGTCGTTAG
- the LOC123293330 gene encoding protein Abitram, translating to MHINTSIENSIELLNEYPSVVERYFTLRYCTKVGEQDIEHHCVMFHSNRICLISLADEHPIIKHQKSIKSIDCQVSTKVNRLDNKVSGKGKKGGQHLEPNSILCKIECEDGSVYNIYSCIKGKLVEINDNLSTDSSLLLTKPKSDGFIAIVLPQLSSIDKYKDEMLSLEQYQDFIK from the coding sequence atgcatataaataCATCAATTGAAAATAGTATAGAATTGTTAAATGAATATCCTAGTGTTGTTGAAAGATATTTTACTTTAAGATATTGCACAAAAGTTGGCGAACAAGACATCGAACATCATTGTGTGATGTTTCACTCGAATCgtatttgtttaattagtttAGCTGACGAACATCCAATTATCAAACATCAGAAGTCAATTAAAAGCATTGATTGCCAAGTATCAACGAAAGTGAATCGTTTAGATAATAAGGTATCAGGAAAAGGTAAAAAAGGTGGACAACATCTAGAACCGAATTCAATTTTGTGTAAGATTGAATGTGAAGATGGcagtgtttataatatttatagttgtATAAAAGGAAAACTAGTggaaataaatgataatttatcaACGGATTCATCACTGTTGTTAACAAAACCAAAATCAGATGGTTTCATAGCAATTGTTTTGCCACAACTTTCTagtattgataaatataaagaCGAAATGTTATCTTTGGAACAATATCaggattttattaaataa
- the LOC123293326 gene encoding uncharacterized protein LOC123293326 isoform X2 gives MKRNHAGQYTYSQQNKSYANNNKSYGSNQNLYSSGGGGGNNSSTNSYQTNKLNTPPPILPNTYSVPPPPITDPTRLYYSHNSPNRNTYTNIPSAEPPGTPPSIHNIRNGIVPVTHHHTNYYVPLSPYHPPRIQWAQSISPMPGGIDTSTPPPRRWPPPSPLVMGANVYVPRPSPPIRKKQRKKTIAQNVPSREIKIEDAEAALKCEMEHTYTTKQLMIRFPDPPIDRDTVLKFNPNIKKVHFQQPSTPRYCFIQLDEDADTEKVIQELREVKFGLGNLRVELKHDATRRAKAEDIDPYVLFVGNISQHTPAETIKTLFHPGRVDIGPSQKIKNSRYALVKFNTAQEAIEVFKKTQGIMVGDHSLNVRFRRLNGSVGFPGDKVIVKKAAITPANAEEENNKNEETSKASTSKSSNQNLSKDDNQKTDGENNHNNDLPPVKKEEEYFYYEHPEPADEMDIKLKNEYFNEQNEYYMEHPEYEYDYDYFYESGFADNQDVQSSSSSTTYTSTMTPNENDHLDANEFAAQLKSQLQQNESSSTSRNNGQPWSVGRKNDLGPTVKQIHLPPPPKTAPPEIPPPPPGPPPGPPPAPPNRYDIPSNLDEIRVKSELENDGYENRCDHDDDDENDETRQFLSELQKLSENISNDRSSSSTSRPNEAEHVPKSECDTQDHNKKNTDLFVRIPRDKIKINSLASINNRQDDKNSSSDFLSFSNNR, from the exons ATGAAACGAAATCATGCCGGTCAATATACATACTCACAACAAAATAAATCGTACGCAAATAACAATAAATCATATGGATCAAATCAAAATCTATACTCTAGTGGCGGCGGGGGTGGGAATAACTCATCAACAAACTcatatcaaacaaataaattgaatacaCCACCGCCAATTTTACCAAATACGTATTCGGTACCACCACCGCCAATAACAGATCCAACTCGTCTATATTATTCACATAATTCGCCCAATCGTAATACGTATACAAACATTCCATCGGCCGAACCACCGGGTACACCACCTTCAATTCATAATATACGTAATGGTATTGTTCCAGTCACACATCATCATACTAATTATTATGTGCCACTATCACCATACCATCCACCGCGAATACAATGGGCTCAATCGATTTCACCTATGC cagGTGGAATTGACACTAGTACGCCACCACCAAGAAGATGGCCCCCACCGTCGCCCTTGGTAATGGGTGCCAATGTATATGTGCCACGACCGTCACCGccaataagaaaaaaacaacgGAAAAAGACTATTGCACAAAATGTTCCTTCACGTGAAATAAAAATCGAAGATGCTGAAGCTGCCCTAAAATGTGAAATGGAACATACATACACAACGAAGCAATTAATGATACGTTTCCCAGATCCTCCAATTGATCGTGACACAGTATTAAAATTCAatccaaatataaaaaaagtacattttcaACAACCATCAACACCACGATATTGCTTTATACAATTAGATGAAGATGCAGATACGGAAAAAGTGATTCAAGAATTACGTGAAGTCAAATTCGGATTAGGTAATTTACGTGTGGAATTAAAACATGATGCGACACGTCGTGCAAAGGCAGAAGATATCGATCCATACGTATTGTTCGTTGGTAATATTAGTCAACATACACCAGCGGAaacaattaaaactttatttcatCCTGGTCGTGTTGATATTGGCCcatcacaaaaaattaaaaattcacgtTATGCGTTAGTGAAATTTAACACTGCACAAGAAGCAATTGAAGTATTTAAGAAAACGCAAGGGATCATGGTCGGTGATCATAGTTTGAATGTTCGATTTAG GCGTCTAAATGGATCTGTAGGATTCCCAGGTGATAAAGTAATAGTTAAAAAGGCTGCAATCACACCAGCAAATGcagaagaagaaaataataaaaatgaagaaaCAAGTAAAGCAAGTACAAGTAAATCCTCGAATCAAAACTTATCAAAAGACGATAACCAAAAAACAGATGGAGAAAATAATCATAACAATGATTTACCTCCAgtgaaaaaagaagaagaatatttttattacgagCATCCAGAACCCGCGGATGAAATGGATATCAAATTAAAGAATGAATATTTCAATGAACAGAACGAATATTACATGGAACATCCGGAATACGAATACGATTAtgattacttctatgaaagcgGATTTGCCGACAATCAAGACGTCCAATCATCTTCATCAAGTACAACATACACGTCAACAATGACACCCAATGAAAATGATCATTTAGATGCAAATGAATTTGCAGCACAATTAAAATCTCAATTACAACAGAACGAATCATCGTCTACAAGTAGAAATAATGGACAACCATGGTCAGTAGGTAGAAAGAATGATTTAGGTCCGACTgtaaaacaaattcatttacCACCTCCACCGAAGACTGCTCCACCAGAAATACCTCCTCCCCCACCTGGACCACCGCCTGGACCTCCTCCAGCTCCTCCAAATAGGTATGACATACCTTCGAATTTAGATGAAATTCGTGTTAAATCTGAACTAGAGAATGATGGATATGAAAATCGCTGTGATCATGACGATGATGATGAGAACGATGAAACTAGACAGTTTTTAAGCGAACTACAAAAACTTAGTGAGAATATTTCAAATGATAGATCATCGTCATCAACGAGCCGGCCCAATGAGGCTGAACATGTACCTAAAAGTGAATGTGATACGCAAgaccataataaaaaaaatacggaTCTATTTGTACGAATACCACgtgacaaaattaaaattaattcactgGCGTCAATAAATAATCGACaagatgataaaaattcaagtaGTGACTTTTTATCCTTTTCAAATAATCGATAA
- the LOC123293333 gene encoding COX assembly mitochondrial protein 2 homolog — translation MHTDLSPHLHSSQCVVLINKLKECHENHPLRKFVGYCNEIDAAMLKCLKGERQERSRRNRQNAKEKQERIRNLLKEQAAKEEAN, via the exons atgcacaCTGATTTGTCGCCCCATTTGCATTCATCTCAATGTGTggttctaataaataaattgaaagaatGTCACGAAAAT CAccctttaagaaaatttgtaggCTATTGTAATGAAATTGATGCTGCTATGCTGAAATGTTTAAAAGGTGAAAGGCAAGAACGAAGCAGACGTAATAGACAAAACGCAAAGGAAAAACAAGAAAGGATACGAAATCTTCTTAAAGAACAAGCAGCGAAAGAAGAAGCTaattaa
- the LOC123293326 gene encoding uncharacterized protein LOC123293326 isoform X1 translates to MTFCVLEFIKILIIMKRNHAGQYTYSQQNKSYANNNKSYGSNQNLYSSGGGGGNNSSTNSYQTNKLNTPPPILPNTYSVPPPPITDPTRLYYSHNSPNRNTYTNIPSAEPPGTPPSIHNIRNGIVPVTHHHTNYYVPLSPYHPPRIQWAQSISPMPGGIDTSTPPPRRWPPPSPLVMGANVYVPRPSPPIRKKQRKKTIAQNVPSREIKIEDAEAALKCEMEHTYTTKQLMIRFPDPPIDRDTVLKFNPNIKKVHFQQPSTPRYCFIQLDEDADTEKVIQELREVKFGLGNLRVELKHDATRRAKAEDIDPYVLFVGNISQHTPAETIKTLFHPGRVDIGPSQKIKNSRYALVKFNTAQEAIEVFKKTQGIMVGDHSLNVRFRRLNGSVGFPGDKVIVKKAAITPANAEEENNKNEETSKASTSKSSNQNLSKDDNQKTDGENNHNNDLPPVKKEEEYFYYEHPEPADEMDIKLKNEYFNEQNEYYMEHPEYEYDYDYFYESGFADNQDVQSSSSSTTYTSTMTPNENDHLDANEFAAQLKSQLQQNESSSTSRNNGQPWSVGRKNDLGPTVKQIHLPPPPKTAPPEIPPPPPGPPPGPPPAPPNRYDIPSNLDEIRVKSELENDGYENRCDHDDDDENDETRQFLSELQKLSENISNDRSSSSTSRPNEAEHVPKSECDTQDHNKKNTDLFVRIPRDKIKINSLASINNRQDDKNSSSDFLSFSNNR, encoded by the exons ATGACTTTCTGCGTATtggaattcataaaaattttg ATTATTATGAAACGAAATCATGCCGGTCAATATACATACTCACAACAAAATAAATCGTACGCAAATAACAATAAATCATATGGATCAAATCAAAATCTATACTCTAGTGGCGGCGGGGGTGGGAATAACTCATCAACAAACTcatatcaaacaaataaattgaatacaCCACCGCCAATTTTACCAAATACGTATTCGGTACCACCACCGCCAATAACAGATCCAACTCGTCTATATTATTCACATAATTCGCCCAATCGTAATACGTATACAAACATTCCATCGGCCGAACCACCGGGTACACCACCTTCAATTCATAATATACGTAATGGTATTGTTCCAGTCACACATCATCATACTAATTATTATGTGCCACTATCACCATACCATCCACCGCGAATACAATGGGCTCAATCGATTTCACCTATGC cagGTGGAATTGACACTAGTACGCCACCACCAAGAAGATGGCCCCCACCGTCGCCCTTGGTAATGGGTGCCAATGTATATGTGCCACGACCGTCACCGccaataagaaaaaaacaacgGAAAAAGACTATTGCACAAAATGTTCCTTCACGTGAAATAAAAATCGAAGATGCTGAAGCTGCCCTAAAATGTGAAATGGAACATACATACACAACGAAGCAATTAATGATACGTTTCCCAGATCCTCCAATTGATCGTGACACAGTATTAAAATTCAatccaaatataaaaaaagtacattttcaACAACCATCAACACCACGATATTGCTTTATACAATTAGATGAAGATGCAGATACGGAAAAAGTGATTCAAGAATTACGTGAAGTCAAATTCGGATTAGGTAATTTACGTGTGGAATTAAAACATGATGCGACACGTCGTGCAAAGGCAGAAGATATCGATCCATACGTATTGTTCGTTGGTAATATTAGTCAACATACACCAGCGGAaacaattaaaactttatttcatCCTGGTCGTGTTGATATTGGCCcatcacaaaaaattaaaaattcacgtTATGCGTTAGTGAAATTTAACACTGCACAAGAAGCAATTGAAGTATTTAAGAAAACGCAAGGGATCATGGTCGGTGATCATAGTTTGAATGTTCGATTTAG GCGTCTAAATGGATCTGTAGGATTCCCAGGTGATAAAGTAATAGTTAAAAAGGCTGCAATCACACCAGCAAATGcagaagaagaaaataataaaaatgaagaaaCAAGTAAAGCAAGTACAAGTAAATCCTCGAATCAAAACTTATCAAAAGACGATAACCAAAAAACAGATGGAGAAAATAATCATAACAATGATTTACCTCCAgtgaaaaaagaagaagaatatttttattacgagCATCCAGAACCCGCGGATGAAATGGATATCAAATTAAAGAATGAATATTTCAATGAACAGAACGAATATTACATGGAACATCCGGAATACGAATACGATTAtgattacttctatgaaagcgGATTTGCCGACAATCAAGACGTCCAATCATCTTCATCAAGTACAACATACACGTCAACAATGACACCCAATGAAAATGATCATTTAGATGCAAATGAATTTGCAGCACAATTAAAATCTCAATTACAACAGAACGAATCATCGTCTACAAGTAGAAATAATGGACAACCATGGTCAGTAGGTAGAAAGAATGATTTAGGTCCGACTgtaaaacaaattcatttacCACCTCCACCGAAGACTGCTCCACCAGAAATACCTCCTCCCCCACCTGGACCACCGCCTGGACCTCCTCCAGCTCCTCCAAATAGGTATGACATACCTTCGAATTTAGATGAAATTCGTGTTAAATCTGAACTAGAGAATGATGGATATGAAAATCGCTGTGATCATGACGATGATGATGAGAACGATGAAACTAGACAGTTTTTAAGCGAACTACAAAAACTTAGTGAGAATATTTCAAATGATAGATCATCGTCATCAACGAGCCGGCCCAATGAGGCTGAACATGTACCTAAAAGTGAATGTGATACGCAAgaccataataaaaaaaatacggaTCTATTTGTACGAATACCACgtgacaaaattaaaattaattcactgGCGTCAATAAATAATCGACaagatgataaaaattcaagtaGTGACTTTTTATCCTTTTCAAATAATCGATAA
- the LOC123293329 gene encoding gastrula zinc finger protein XlCGF49.1-like, with the protein MYVVNTVVCKICNKAFPDQFSLIQHEKTHTEILLNSLVCKICNEVFADLYNLNQHEKSHIVINSVVCKICNKAFPDQYTLNQHAKTHNNDSRPYKCNICEKTFAQQSHLNNHKRLHTGERPFKCDICDKTFTQQNHLNSHTRLHTGERPYKCDVCEKSFTQQNHLTSHKRLHTGEKPYKCNVCEKQFTQQNHLNSHKRLHTGEKPYKCSVCSKIFTQQNHLTTHKNMHGGGSGASSATVGATTDESSYKCKLCEKSTFLTNL; encoded by the exons atgtatgtTGTAAACACGGTTGtgtgtaaaatttgtaataaagctTTTCCAGATCAATTTAGTTTGATACAACATGAAAAAACACATAcagaaatattattgaattcgTTGGTATGTAAAATATGTAACGAAGTATTCGccgatttatataatttaaatcaacATGAAAAGTCACATATAGTGATTAATTCAGTAGTGTGTAAAATATGTAACAAAGCTTTCCCAGATCAGTATACGTTGAATCAACACGCAAAAACGCATAATAATGATAGTCGACCATATAAGTGTAATATATGTGAGAAAACGTTTGCACAACAAAGTCATTTAAACAATCATAAACGTTTGCACACGGGTGAGAGACCTTTTAAGTGTGATATATGTGATAAGACATTTACGCAACAGAATCACTTAAATAGTCACACAAGATTACATACGG GTGAGCGGCCATAtaaatgtgatgtttgtgaaaaaTCATTTACCCAGCAAAATCATCTGACTAGCCATAAAAGActtcatactggtgaaaaaccatataaatgtaatgtttgtgaaaaacaatttacacaacaaaatcatttaaatagtcATAAACGATTGCATACTGGGGAAAAACCTTATAAATGTAGTGTTTGTTCGAAAATATTTACGCAACAAAATCATTTAACTACACATAAGAATATGCATGGTGGAGGTAGTGGTGCGAGTTCTGCTACAGTAGGTGCTACGACAGATGAATCATCGTATAAGTGTAAACTATGTGAGAAATCAACATTTCTCAcgaatttgtaa